From a single Nostoc sp. MS1 genomic region:
- a CDS encoding hydrocarbon-binding protein, translated as MPNLLRQELGDFSSVVCFKAAIVGMEEALGEKATAIALTSAGRARGKKIAEDLGLTITTDSLEDIAHKLGQAVGKEGTRLCLIDKISIDGETVKVYTSETVCSAGEAPNSERKCTFTLGAVWGALEYVLGKRLKGVQTESVLRGGSHDVFEFTPL; from the coding sequence ATGCCAAATTTACTGCGACAAGAACTGGGCGATTTTAGTAGTGTTGTTTGTTTTAAGGCAGCAATTGTAGGAATGGAAGAAGCTTTGGGAGAAAAAGCAACAGCCATTGCCTTAACCTCAGCCGGTCGTGCGCGAGGTAAAAAAATAGCTGAAGATTTAGGTTTGACGATAACGACAGATTCCTTAGAAGATATTGCCCATAAATTGGGTCAAGCTGTAGGTAAAGAAGGTACAAGATTATGCCTCATTGACAAAATTTCTATTGATGGCGAGACTGTGAAAGTTTACACCTCAGAAACAGTTTGTTCTGCGGGTGAAGCACCAAATTCAGAACGTAAATGTACCTTTACATTAGGTGCGGTGTGGGGTGCTTTGGAGTATGTCCTCGGAAAACGACTTAAGGGTGTACAAACCGAATCAGTTCTTCGTGGAGGATCTCACGACGTATTTGAGTTTACTCCTTTGTAG
- a CDS encoding roadblock/LC7 domain-containing protein, with amino-acid sequence MAINTEKISSILQNFVTATTDVQGAALVTPDGLPLATVLPGGMDDERVSAMSASMLSLGERIGIELSRGNINRLYVEGNKGYGILTGCGQDAVLLVLASEAAKQGLLMLEIKRMLSELKLVLA; translated from the coding sequence ATGGCAATTAATACAGAAAAAATTAGCAGTATTTTGCAAAACTTTGTTACTGCTACAACTGATGTTCAAGGAGCAGCGCTTGTCACACCTGATGGTCTACCTTTGGCGACAGTATTACCTGGTGGTATGGATGACGAACGGGTATCAGCAATGTCGGCTTCCATGCTTTCTTTAGGTGAGCGCATTGGTATTGAATTATCTAGAGGCAATATTAACCGTCTCTATGTTGAAGGTAATAAGGGTTATGGTATTTTGACTGGCTGCGGTCAAGATGCGGTTTTACTCGTCTTAGCTAGTGAGGCGGCTAAACAGGGGCTATTAATGCTAGAAATCAAGCGTATGCTGTCAGAATTGAAATTAGTTTTAGCATAA
- a CDS encoding GTP-binding protein codes for MENMRLIVTGTVGAGKSTFIRSISEIEVVDTDTRATDETALLKTKTTVALDFGRLQFGDDMALHLYGTPGQSRFDFMWDILIRKAHAYILLIAAHRPGEFRQARKILSFMKQRVQIPMIIGITHTDCPGAWSEEDVFIALGYTNESSRPPIIRVNATQRESVAEAVILLVQQLMLNCASEM; via the coding sequence ATGGAAAATATGCGCTTGATTGTAACGGGAACTGTAGGCGCTGGCAAATCCACTTTTATCCGTTCTATAAGTGAAATTGAAGTTGTAGACACGGATACCCGTGCAACTGACGAAACAGCATTACTTAAGACTAAAACTACTGTTGCGTTAGACTTTGGTAGGCTGCAATTTGGAGATGATATGGCACTGCACCTTTATGGGACACCCGGTCAATCTCGTTTTGATTTCATGTGGGACATTTTGATTCGCAAGGCTCATGCTTACATCTTATTGATAGCGGCGCATAGACCTGGAGAATTTCGTCAAGCACGTAAAATTCTCAGCTTTATGAAACAGCGAGTACAGATTCCTATGATTATTGGTATAACTCATACTGACTGTCCTGGAGCTTGGTCTGAAGAAGATGTGTTTATTGCCCTTGGCTATACAAATGAGAGTAGCCGACCTCCTATTATTAGGGTAAACGCAACGCAAAGAGAATCTGTAGCTGAGGCAGTGATTCTACTCGTACAGCAATTGATGCTAAATTGTGCATCTGAAATGTAG
- a CDS encoding DUF4388 domain-containing protein has translation MSITGSFEDFSLPELLQFLEQGQKTGLLYIKFHLEEDKNSETQTYYIWLHQGRVVAAADRLDNKGLTLMIAQRGWISERVISRVVQISPNSLNTPLGLCLKTQGLLQPEQLKQLFNSQILRQICPLFEIKNAVFKFNATLTLPSAEMTGLSMSGTEVILMGLRSLRNWSALADKLPDPTSSLSSLIAQQPQIKLDAQEWQVWEFVNGHISLKNIANHLRVPVETVQQIAFRLIVVGLIEEQFILETSSTFTVEKSSLPEKVANIVPEFSQKPTVTQSFLKNLMGFLRSK, from the coding sequence ATGTCTATTACTGGTAGTTTTGAAGATTTTTCTTTACCTGAATTACTGCAATTTTTAGAACAAGGACAAAAGACAGGGTTACTTTACATCAAGTTTCATCTTGAAGAAGATAAAAATAGTGAAACACAAACTTATTACATCTGGCTACATCAAGGTCGTGTGGTGGCTGCTGCCGATCGCCTAGATAATAAAGGCTTGACTTTAATGATTGCTCAACGGGGGTGGATAAGCGAGCGCGTTATCTCTAGGGTGGTGCAAATTTCTCCTAATTCTCTAAACACACCGTTAGGGCTGTGCCTCAAGACTCAAGGATTGCTACAACCTGAACAATTGAAACAATTATTTAATAGCCAAATACTGCGCCAAATATGCCCCTTATTTGAAATCAAAAACGCTGTATTCAAATTTAATGCAACACTAACGTTACCTTCAGCAGAGATGACTGGACTGAGTATGAGTGGAACTGAAGTCATACTAATGGGTTTGCGATCGCTGCGAAACTGGAGTGCTTTAGCAGACAAACTACCAGATCCTACTTCCAGTTTGTCAAGCTTGATTGCTCAACAACCCCAGATAAAACTTGATGCTCAGGAATGGCAAGTGTGGGAATTTGTCAATGGTCATATTTCGCTAAAAAACATTGCCAATCACTTGAGAGTACCTGTAGAAACTGTGCAGCAAATTGCCTTTCGATTAATCGTGGTCGGTTTGATAGAGGAGCAATTTATACTTGAGACTTCCTCTACATTCACCGTGGAAAAATCTAGTCTGCCAGAAAAAGTAGCAAATATAGTGCCAGAGTTTTCGCAAAAGCCAACTGTTACTCAATCGTTTCTCAAAAACTTAATGGGTTTTTTACGAAGTAAGTAA
- a CDS encoding alpha-amylase family glycosyl hydrolase: MVQTPPSLFSEEQYKVDNANAEVQALVETPSTETEIDLEFLYTRDIEFRQETIYFLVVDRFFDGDRENSEGHNPELYDPKGEDWGKYWGGDLQGIIEKLDYLKDMGVTALWLTPLFEQVEELFVGNAAMHGYWTKDFKRLNPRYIGKDEDPSLNNTQETRNTTFDRLIEELHKRNMKLILDIVCNHSSPDTSGSKGELYDDGVKIADFNDDVNHWYHHYGEVQNWEDDWQVQNCELSGLATFNENNSEYREYIKSAIKQWLDRGVDALRVDTVKHMPIWFWQEFTGDMYNHKPDVFIFGEWIYSHPSDDRSVEFANNSGMTMLDFGLCVAIRGALAQGAEGGFHLIQEIFDQDNRYSGATELITFIDNHDMPRFQSLNPDPEMLKVAIALIMTSRGIPCIYYGTEQYLHNDTDGGNDPYNRPMMENWDKDSEVYRSIRLLSGVRRLNPAVSMGSQWQKYLTPDVYCYVRRYRSSVCFVALNRGEDVTIPEVQTDLPDGEHTCVLTRNKFEVVDGKIYNLELPERGAVIISHVGERVKAQTIVRAQLNGVHTQPGETIVVVGNCPELGNWDISKAYPLEYINSNTWFGEIPFNESAGKLISYKYALWREGQSPLRENVMTRRWVVAKEGTVKWRDTWATGRES; this comes from the coding sequence ATGGTACAAACACCGCCATCACTATTTTCCGAAGAACAATACAAAGTTGACAATGCTAATGCAGAGGTACAAGCGTTAGTAGAAACCCCCTCAACCGAAACAGAAATAGACTTAGAATTTCTCTATACCAGAGATATAGAATTTCGCCAAGAAACAATTTATTTTCTTGTCGTAGACCGCTTTTTTGATGGCGATCGCGAAAATAGCGAAGGCCATAATCCCGAACTTTATGACCCCAAAGGGGAAGATTGGGGTAAGTATTGGGGTGGAGACTTACAAGGAATCATTGAGAAATTAGACTATTTAAAAGATATGGGAGTTACGGCCCTTTGGCTAACTCCTTTGTTTGAACAGGTTGAGGAATTATTTGTTGGTAATGCCGCTATGCACGGCTACTGGACAAAGGATTTTAAGCGGCTAAATCCTCGCTACATTGGTAAGGATGAAGACCCTTCTTTAAACAACACTCAAGAAACAAGAAATACAACATTTGACCGCTTAATTGAAGAATTACATAAGCGGAATATGAAGTTAATTCTGGATATTGTTTGTAACCATAGCAGTCCTGATACCAGTGGTAGCAAAGGCGAATTGTATGATGATGGCGTAAAGATTGCTGACTTTAATGATGATGTCAATCATTGGTATCACCATTATGGTGAAGTGCAAAATTGGGAAGATGATTGGCAAGTGCAGAACTGTGAACTTTCCGGCCTAGCAACTTTTAATGAAAATAATAGTGAATACCGGGAATATATCAAGTCTGCAATTAAGCAATGGCTAGACCGGGGTGTGGATGCACTGCGGGTAGATACAGTCAAACATATGCCGATTTGGTTCTGGCAAGAGTTTACTGGAGACATGTATAATCACAAACCAGATGTGTTTATATTTGGTGAATGGATTTACAGCCATCCTAGTGATGATCGCTCTGTAGAATTTGCCAACAATTCCGGTATGACAATGCTGGATTTTGGTTTGTGCGTAGCCATTCGCGGCGCACTCGCCCAAGGTGCAGAAGGAGGATTCCATCTCATCCAAGAAATATTTGATCAAGATAATCGATACAGTGGGGCTACAGAGTTAATTACCTTCATCGATAACCATGATATGCCCCGCTTCCAATCGCTCAACCCTGATCCTGAGATGTTGAAGGTAGCGATCGCCCTCATTATGACATCACGCGGTATCCCCTGTATCTATTACGGCACAGAACAATATCTGCACAACGATACTGACGGCGGTAACGACCCCTACAACCGTCCCATGATGGAAAATTGGGATAAAGATAGTGAGGTTTACCGCTCTATCAGATTACTATCTGGTGTGCGACGCTTAAACCCGGCTGTCTCTATGGGTAGCCAGTGGCAAAAATACCTCACACCTGATGTTTACTGTTACGTCCGGCGTTATCGTTCCTCTGTGTGCTTTGTCGCCCTCAACCGGGGTGAAGATGTTACTATCCCAGAAGTACAAACAGACTTACCAGATGGCGAACATACCTGTGTACTCACTCGCAATAAGTTTGAGGTCGTAGACGGTAAGATTTACAATTTAGAACTGCCAGAACGGGGAGCAGTTATTATCAGCCATGTAGGCGAACGGGTAAAAGCACAAACCATCGTCCGCGCCCAACTCAATGGCGTACATACTCAACCGGGTGAAACCATCGTTGTTGTTGGTAACTGTCCAGAGTTGGGTAACTGGGATATCAGCAAAGCTTATCCCTTGGAGTACATCAACTCTAATACTTGGTTTGGTGAGATTCCTTTCAATGAAAGCGCAGGTAAACTGATTAGCTATAAATATGCCCTATGGCGTGAAGGACAATCTCCTCTGCGGGAAAATGTGATGACTCGTCGTTGGGTAGTGGCGAAAGAAGGCACAGTTAAATGGCGCGATACTTGGGCAACGGGGAGAGAATCTTAG
- the treZ gene encoding malto-oligosyltrehalose trehalohydrolase, with translation MRIGAHYLGNGECEFTVWSPTLNSLAVQILKPEKQIIPLKPLTEGYWQVKVNDVYPGTLYKYQLNDYEAFADPASQFQPEGVHGPSQVVDHQFDWTDTQWTGISLESMIFYELHVGTFSPEGTFTAIIPRLPELRELGINAIEIMPIAQFPGDDHIQPDLAYRNWGYDGVYLYAVQNSYGSPADLKQFVNACHENGIAVVLDVVYNHFGPEGNYMGQFAPYFTRRYKTPWGNAMNFDDAYSQGVRNYFIENALYWLGEFHIDALRLDAVQAIYDLGAKHFLWELAENVHKFSQGGTWKRHLIAESDMNNPQIVRPPELGGYGIDAQWSDDFHHALHALLTGDRLGYYQDFGNCADLAKAYQDTFVYDWRYAPHRNRFHGISCRDRPLSQFSVCIQNHDQIGNQMKGERLGERISFAGLKLAAGAVLLSPYLPLLFMGEEYGETAPFIYFVSHSDRDLIQAVRAGRKEEFEPFHYAEDPPDPEAAETFLRCKLNWELRHQGQHQELWNWYRQLIHLRKTHPALLNFERDSIEATSDEEKKVVVVRRWCESSQVILAMSFNSAAVGVSLPVQQEARKLLDSGSEAAEVLSVGEEVVLQPLSLVLYEV, from the coding sequence GTGAGAATTGGCGCTCATTATTTAGGTAACGGAGAGTGTGAGTTTACTGTGTGGTCTCCCACATTAAACAGCTTGGCAGTGCAAATTCTCAAGCCAGAGAAGCAGATAATTCCGCTTAAACCTCTGACAGAGGGATATTGGCAAGTAAAGGTAAATGATGTATATCCTGGTACGCTGTATAAATATCAATTAAATGACTATGAAGCCTTTGCTGATCCCGCTTCCCAGTTTCAACCAGAAGGTGTACATGGGCCTTCTCAAGTTGTGGATCATCAATTTGATTGGACTGATACACAATGGACTGGTATTTCTTTGGAGTCGATGATTTTTTATGAACTCCATGTAGGAACATTTTCACCAGAAGGCACTTTTACGGCTATCATTCCCCGTTTACCAGAATTGAGGGAGTTAGGAATTAACGCGATTGAAATTATGCCGATCGCTCAATTTCCTGGCGATGATCATATCCAGCCTGATTTAGCTTATCGCAACTGGGGATATGATGGCGTTTACCTTTATGCAGTGCAAAATTCTTACGGCAGCCCAGCAGATTTAAAGCAATTTGTCAATGCTTGCCATGAAAATGGGATTGCTGTAGTGCTGGATGTGGTTTATAACCACTTTGGCCCGGAAGGAAATTATATGGGTCAGTTTGCACCCTATTTTACTAGAAGATATAAAACACCTTGGGGCAACGCGATGAATTTCGATGATGCTTATAGTCAAGGTGTGAGGAATTATTTTATTGAAAATGCGCTTTATTGGTTGGGAGAGTTTCATATAGATGCGTTGCGGCTGGATGCGGTGCAAGCAATTTATGATTTAGGTGCAAAGCATTTCTTATGGGAATTAGCGGAAAATGTGCATAAATTCTCGCAAGGTGGGACATGGAAACGCCATTTAATCGCGGAAAGTGACATGAATAACCCCCAAATTGTGCGTCCGCCAGAATTGGGTGGTTATGGAATTGATGCACAGTGGAGTGATGATTTTCACCACGCATTACACGCACTATTAACAGGCGATCGCTTGGGTTATTATCAAGATTTCGGTAATTGTGCGGATTTAGCTAAGGCTTACCAAGATACTTTTGTTTATGATTGGCGGTATGCTCCCCATCGTAACCGATTTCATGGCATCTCTTGCCGCGATCGCCCCTTGTCTCAGTTCTCGGTATGTATCCAAAATCACGACCAAATTGGTAATCAGATGAAGGGGGAACGCTTAGGCGAGCGAATTTCCTTTGCAGGGTTGAAATTAGCGGCTGGTGCTGTTTTGTTATCGCCTTACTTACCGTTGTTGTTTATGGGTGAAGAATATGGCGAAACTGCACCTTTTATATATTTTGTTAGTCATTCAGACCGTGATTTGATTCAGGCGGTACGTGCTGGGCGTAAGGAAGAGTTTGAGCCGTTTCACTATGCGGAAGATCCACCAGATCCTGAAGCGGCGGAGACGTTTTTGCGGTGTAAGCTGAACTGGGAATTGCGTCACCAAGGACAGCATCAGGAATTGTGGAACTGGTATCGTCAGTTAATACATTTACGCAAGACTCATCCGGCGTTGTTGAATTTTGAACGCGACAGTATTGAGGCTACTAGTGATGAGGAGAAGAAGGTTGTTGTGGTACGGCGTTGGTGTGAGTCGAGTCAGGTGATATTGGCGATGAGTTTTAATTCTGCGGCTGTGGGGGTGAGTTTACCTGTTCAGCAGGAGGCGCGGAAGTTGTTGGACTCTGGTTCTGAGGCGGCTGAGGTTTTGTCTGTTGGGGAGGAGGTTGTTTTGCAGCCTTTGAGTTTGGTTTTGTATGAGGTTTGA
- the treY gene encoding malto-oligosyltrehalose synthase, protein MRIPKATYRIQFTPQFGFEDARAIASYLADLGISDLYASPIFKARTGSTHGYDVVDGSQLNPQLGTRENFEALVAEVQSLSLGWLQDIVPNHMAYSSENPYLMDVLEHGPDSSYTDYFDVCWNSPFANSQERILAPLLGDFYGEALEKGDIQLQYEQNGLTVNYYSLKLPLRLESYTKFISYNLGKLTRTLGRNHPDFIKLLGILYILKSVPSEVTGKQRQDQIAFIKGLIWELYNNNEDIHDFIEENLKTFNGEPGNSESFNLLDDLLNDQFYRLAFWKVGAEEMNYRRFFTVNELISVKVEELRVFNNTHSLIYELVEQGIFTGLRIDHIDGLYHPTQYLERLQEKMGDVYITVEKILELTEDLPENWQIQGTSGYDFLNYVNGVFCQSENKSAFDKIYHSFIGSRVDYPSLVREKKRLIIEKNLAGDVDNLAVLLKNISSKYRYANDFTLNGLKRAIAEVLTFFPIYRTYITPDGISDTDKVCIQTVINTAKKQVPLLQHEMTFLEKVMLLQFDDSLTQTEREQWIYFVLRMQQYTGPLMAKGVEDTTLYVYNRLISLNEVGGNPSHFGITIDQFHHFNQQHQAKWPHTMNATATHDTKRGEDVRARLNVLSEIPQEWEQQVNNWSELNQAHRGLVDHNDEYFLYQTLVGAFPFAEHEQASFVQRVQEYLIKSIREAKVHTAWLRPDNEYEEACTSFIQKVLDPNISKQFLETFRPFQEKIAEYGIYNSLSQTLLKIAAPGVPDFYQGTELWELSLVDPDNRRPVDFESRRGYLSTIQEQIKTDILGLIQDLLNHKTDGRIKLFLTYQALKARNQYLSLFQDGEYKPLEVHGTHANHIIAFARKQGDKTAVTIVPRFLTTLVPPGQSPIGESVWQDTHLQLPAKTCYNPLTQQTLQTDNTLPISQALSHLPVALLISE, encoded by the coding sequence ATGCGGATACCAAAGGCAACTTATAGGATTCAGTTTACACCCCAGTTTGGGTTTGAGGATGCTAGAGCGATCGCATCTTATTTAGCAGATTTAGGTATTTCTGATTTATACGCTTCGCCTATTTTTAAGGCGAGAACTGGTAGTACACATGGTTATGATGTGGTTGATGGTTCGCAGTTAAATCCCCAGTTAGGTACTCGTGAAAATTTTGAGGCCTTGGTGGCTGAGGTACAATCTCTTAGTCTGGGTTGGCTACAAGATATTGTGCCGAATCACATGGCTTATAGTAGCGAAAATCCATATTTAATGGATGTGTTGGAACACGGCCCAGATTCTAGCTACACCGACTATTTTGATGTCTGTTGGAACTCACCGTTTGCTAATAGTCAAGAGCGGATTCTTGCGCCTTTGTTGGGTGATTTTTATGGTGAAGCCCTAGAAAAAGGTGATATTCAACTGCAATATGAGCAGAATGGGTTGACTGTTAATTATTACAGCCTTAAATTGCCGTTGCGATTGGAGTCTTATACTAAGTTTATTTCATATAATTTAGGTAAGCTTACACGTACATTAGGCAGAAATCATCCTGATTTTATTAAACTTCTGGGCATTCTCTACATTCTCAAAAGTGTACCTTCAGAAGTTACTGGAAAACAGCGTCAAGACCAAATCGCTTTTATTAAGGGTTTGATTTGGGAACTCTACAATAACAATGAAGATATACACGATTTCATTGAGGAGAATCTGAAAACCTTCAATGGGGAACCTGGTAATTCTGAAAGTTTCAACTTACTAGACGACTTACTTAACGACCAGTTTTATCGCCTCGCTTTTTGGAAGGTTGGCGCTGAGGAAATGAACTATCGCCGCTTCTTTACTGTTAATGAGTTGATTTCTGTTAAGGTTGAGGAGTTGCGCGTATTTAACAATACCCATAGTTTAATTTACGAGTTAGTAGAGCAAGGAATTTTTACAGGCTTAAGAATTGACCACATTGATGGACTTTATCACCCCACGCAGTATTTAGAAAGATTGCAAGAGAAGATGGGTGATGTTTATATTACTGTGGAGAAGATTCTAGAATTAACGGAAGATTTACCAGAAAATTGGCAAATACAAGGTACATCAGGATATGATTTCTTAAATTATGTCAATGGTGTATTTTGCCAAAGCGAAAATAAATCAGCGTTTGATAAGATATACCACTCATTTATCGGTTCGCGCGTTGATTATCCTTCACTTGTAAGAGAGAAAAAGCGTCTGATAATAGAAAAGAACTTAGCAGGCGATGTGGATAATTTAGCAGTTCTGTTAAAGAATATTTCCAGCAAATACCGCTATGCTAATGACTTTACACTCAATGGGTTAAAAAGAGCGATCGCAGAAGTTCTAACCTTCTTCCCCATTTACCGGACTTACATCACACCCGATGGTATTTCCGACACTGATAAAGTCTGCATTCAAACAGTAATTAACACGGCGAAAAAACAAGTACCTTTGTTACAGCATGAAATGACCTTCTTAGAAAAAGTCATGCTGTTACAATTCGATGATTCCCTTACTCAAACTGAACGGGAACAGTGGATATATTTTGTCTTGCGAATGCAGCAATACACAGGCCCCCTCATGGCTAAAGGTGTAGAAGATACTACTTTATATGTCTACAACCGTCTCATATCACTCAATGAAGTCGGCGGAAATCCCAGCCATTTTGGCATTACTATTGATCAATTCCATCACTTCAACCAACAACACCAAGCCAAATGGCCTCATACCATGAACGCCACAGCTACCCATGATACCAAGCGCGGCGAAGATGTGAGAGCGAGGTTAAATGTGTTGTCGGAAATTCCCCAGGAGTGGGAACAGCAGGTAAATAACTGGAGTGAACTTAATCAAGCACATCGTGGCTTAGTTGATCACAACGATGAATATTTCCTCTATCAAACCCTAGTAGGCGCATTTCCCTTTGCAGAACACGAACAAGCTTCTTTCGTGCAGAGAGTACAAGAATACTTAATTAAATCGATTCGAGAAGCAAAAGTACATACCGCTTGGCTGCGTCCTGATAACGAATACGAAGAAGCTTGTACTTCGTTCATTCAGAAAGTGCTTGACCCCAATATCTCCAAGCAATTTTTAGAAACCTTCCGCCCATTCCAAGAAAAAATCGCCGAATACGGGATATATAACTCCCTTTCCCAAACTTTACTAAAAATTGCTGCACCCGGTGTTCCCGACTTCTACCAAGGAACCGAACTTTGGGAATTAAGCTTAGTTGATCCTGATAACCGCCGTCCAGTAGATTTTGAATCCCGCCGTGGATATCTCAGCACCATCCAAGAACAAATCAAAACAGATATCCTTGGCTTAATTCAAGACTTACTCAACCACAAAACCGACGGTAGAATCAAACTCTTTTTAACCTACCAAGCCCTCAAAGCCAGAAACCAATACCTGTCACTATTCCAAGACGGGGAATACAAACCCTTAGAAGTCCACGGAACCCACGCCAACCATATAATAGCCTTCGCCAGAAAACAAGGAGACAAAACAGCCGTCACCATCGTTCCCCGTTTCCTCACCACCCTAGTCCCACCCGGACAATCCCCAATAGGCGAGTCAGTATGGCAAGATACACACCTCCAACTCCCCGCCAAAACCTGTTACAACCCCCTCACTCAGCAAACCCTACAAACTGACAACACCCTACCCATATCACAAGCCCTCTCTCACCTCCCAGTAGCCTTATTAATCTCTGAGTAG